One region of Pseudobdellovibrionaceae bacterium genomic DNA includes:
- a CDS encoding UDP-glucose/GDP-mannose dehydrogenase family protein encodes MKISVFGTGYVGLVTGLCFAEMGNDVVCVDVDAAKVKQLSGGVPTIYESGLEGMLKSNLQAQRIQFTTDAAAAIRASDLLFIAVGTPSDEDGSADLKYVLQVAETIGRHMDGRKVVVNKSTVPIGTQKKVKAVIAAELKARGVNFDYDVVSNPEFLREGMAVEDCLKPNRVVVGLETAWAEKLMRQLYEPFLKSGNPILVMDPESSEMTKYAANAMLAAKISVMNEFSRICEKVGADIENVRRGIGTDFRIGPHFIFAGVGYGGSCFPKDVKALIHIGAENDEPTDLLLAVKKVNDEQRKLFLDKVRAACGGSFKGLKIAHWGVAFKPGTDDIREAPALDLIEAYLAEGATEVRVYDPIASEHAMAHFKGHPALTFVPQQYDALEGASALVITTEWKSFREPNFEKLKALMKDPVVCDGRNIYNREVMKEAGIRYVSIGRPSLG; translated from the coding sequence ATGAAGATTTCGGTATTCGGTACGGGTTATGTCGGACTGGTGACAGGTTTGTGTTTCGCCGAAATGGGAAATGACGTCGTTTGCGTCGACGTCGACGCCGCGAAGGTGAAACAACTTTCGGGGGGCGTACCCACCATCTATGAATCCGGTCTTGAAGGCATGTTGAAGTCGAACCTGCAAGCGCAGCGGATTCAATTCACCACCGACGCGGCCGCGGCGATTCGCGCTTCGGATCTGCTGTTCATCGCCGTGGGCACGCCTTCGGACGAGGACGGGTCGGCGGACCTCAAGTACGTTCTGCAGGTCGCCGAGACCATCGGTCGCCATATGGATGGCCGCAAGGTCGTCGTGAATAAATCCACGGTACCGATCGGCACGCAGAAGAAAGTGAAAGCCGTCATCGCCGCCGAGTTGAAAGCGCGCGGTGTGAATTTCGATTACGACGTCGTCTCGAACCCGGAGTTCTTGCGTGAGGGGATGGCGGTGGAAGACTGCCTGAAGCCGAACCGCGTGGTCGTCGGACTCGAGACCGCGTGGGCCGAAAAGCTGATGCGCCAACTTTACGAGCCCTTCTTGAAGAGCGGAAATCCGATTCTGGTCATGGACCCTGAGTCGAGCGAGATGACGAAATACGCGGCCAACGCGATGCTGGCCGCGAAAATCTCGGTGATGAACGAGTTCAGCCGCATCTGCGAAAAGGTCGGCGCGGACATCGAGAACGTGCGGCGCGGGATCGGCACGGATTTCCGTATCGGTCCGCATTTCATCTTCGCGGGGGTGGGGTACGGTGGAAGCTGTTTCCCGAAAGACGTGAAAGCGTTGATTCACATCGGCGCCGAGAACGACGAGCCCACGGATCTTTTGCTCGCGGTGAAAAAGGTGAACGATGAGCAGCGGAAGTTGTTCCTTGATAAGGTGCGCGCCGCTTGTGGCGGAAGTTTCAAGGGGCTGAAGATCGCCCACTGGGGCGTGGCCTTCAAACCGGGGACGGACGATATCCGTGAGGCCCCCGCTTTGGACTTGATCGAAGCCTACCTGGCCGAAGGCGCAACCGAGGTTCGGGTCTACGATCCCATCGCTTCGGAGCACGCGATGGCCCACTTCAAAGGTCATCCGGCTTTGACGTTCGTGCCTCAGCAGTATGACGCTTTGGAGGGCGCATCGGCCCTCGTGATCACGACGGAGTGGAAGTCTTTCCGCGAGCCCAATTTCGAGAAGTTAAAAGCTTTGATGAAGGACCCCGTAGTCTGCGATGGGCGTAATATTTATAACCGCGAGGTCATGAAGGAAGCGGGAATCCGCTATGTGTCCATCGGGCGGCCCAGCCTGGGCTAA
- a CDS encoding glycosyltransferase family 9 protein gives MDRGNPLLRTLDQGLGPWLLRVVALWRLLFARGRRRPAAPRVIGVIKAAALGDTILLSAVLSDLKAAWPEARVILFAGSTNAGLAREFAGIEVVELPLRRPWVAVSLLRNARYDWMIDADAWPRISALWAVLSGARWVIGFRTSGQRRHFAFDQFIDHDPSLHEIANYRNLLRAMDVRTGAPPQNPRQWIGTELPADFSEMRARFPRVVALHFWPGGTKSAMKEWPFDSWRSFMERVARDARWMFVLSGAKADRPRIEEFLATLPTELRARVYDGGGLNLNTSLAVLAAADALVSVNTGILHLGAAMGVPVLGLHGATNPRRWGPVGDKHISVVSSHPAAGCLNLGFEYPAGDPPIMAGLSVDVVYAGWRNLVMKNSLDFRGEA, from the coding sequence TTGGACCGCGGCAATCCCTTACTGCGCACACTTGATCAAGGCTTAGGCCCCTGGCTTCTTCGCGTGGTCGCGCTTTGGCGTTTGCTCTTCGCGCGCGGACGTCGTCGCCCCGCTGCCCCCCGAGTGATCGGGGTGATCAAGGCCGCCGCTTTAGGCGATACCATTTTACTCTCGGCAGTGCTTTCCGATCTGAAGGCGGCTTGGCCCGAAGCGCGGGTTATTTTGTTCGCGGGTTCCACGAATGCGGGACTCGCCCGTGAATTTGCCGGGATCGAAGTGGTCGAACTTCCCCTGCGCCGACCCTGGGTCGCGGTCTCTTTGCTGCGAAACGCGCGTTACGATTGGATGATCGACGCCGATGCGTGGCCGCGGATCTCGGCGCTGTGGGCGGTGCTTTCGGGAGCCCGTTGGGTGATCGGATTTCGCACCTCGGGCCAGCGTCGCCACTTCGCCTTCGATCAGTTCATCGATCACGATCCCTCGCTTCACGAAATCGCGAATTACCGCAACTTGCTGCGCGCGATGGACGTGCGCACGGGGGCCCCGCCGCAGAATCCGCGTCAGTGGATCGGGACAGAGTTACCTGCGGATTTTTCAGAGATGCGCGCCCGCTTTCCGCGCGTCGTGGCCTTGCACTTCTGGCCGGGCGGAACCAAGTCGGCGATGAAAGAGTGGCCTTTCGATTCGTGGCGGAGCTTCATGGAGCGCGTGGCCCGCGATGCGCGGTGGATGTTCGTTCTGTCGGGCGCGAAAGCCGATCGGCCGCGGATCGAAGAGTTCCTGGCAACTTTGCCGACGGAGCTGCGCGCGCGTGTCTACGACGGTGGGGGCTTGAATCTCAATACCTCGCTGGCGGTTTTAGCGGCGGCGGATGCCCTCGTCAGCGTGAACACGGGAATTTTGCATTTGGGCGCCGCCATGGGCGTACCGGTGCTGGGGCTTCACGGCGCGACGAATCCGCGCCGTTGGGGACCCGTCGGTGACAAGCATATTTCGGTGGTGTCGTCCCATCCCGCGGCCGGATGTTTGAATTTGGGTTTTGAATATCCCGCTGGGGATCCGCCGATCATGGCGGGGCTGTCGGTCGACGTGGTGTACGCGGGTTGGCGCAATTTGGTCATGAAGAACAGTTTGGATTTTCGAGGTGAGGCATGA
- a CDS encoding flippase-like domain-containing protein translates to MPSLKSSLITALKLAFSFGLIAWMIMTDKLPLAELKSLFEPGVLFFGLASVAMALLIAAERWRALLLSQGFQVERAATYRMTLVGTFFSYFLPGGVGGDVVKAYYVVKNLGERRAQAVGTVVFDRLIGLFTMILFALITSLVEYEILLQHPALKSFILLLGGLFVAFLAVFWLMWSRRTSQLRDAWLKRLERINFVHQALFRLNQFQLRKMAFVRIVALSLLSQSFSLLFFITIAPFMGESAIPLSVFLFCVPLGFMATAIPISPGGIGVGQAAFLFLFNLVLARETQIGPLLITAYQLFTLAFGLIGAGLYVMQKTSPPPASLFREESSSL, encoded by the coding sequence ATGCCCAGCCTCAAATCCAGCCTGATCACCGCGCTTAAACTCGCCTTCAGCTTCGGTCTGATCGCGTGGATGATCATGACTGATAAGCTGCCGCTCGCCGAATTGAAATCCCTTTTTGAGCCCGGGGTTTTGTTTTTTGGTTTGGCCTCCGTCGCCATGGCGCTCCTGATCGCCGCCGAACGCTGGCGCGCGCTTTTGCTCTCACAAGGCTTTCAAGTCGAACGCGCCGCCACTTACCGCATGACCCTCGTCGGCACCTTTTTCAGCTACTTCCTGCCCGGAGGCGTGGGCGGCGACGTCGTGAAAGCCTATTATGTCGTCAAAAACTTGGGTGAACGCCGCGCCCAAGCCGTGGGCACCGTGGTCTTCGACCGACTCATCGGTCTTTTCACGATGATCCTCTTCGCCCTGATCACGAGTCTCGTGGAGTATGAGATCTTGCTGCAGCATCCCGCGCTCAAGAGCTTCATCCTTCTTCTCGGAGGGCTCTTCGTCGCCTTCCTCGCCGTCTTCTGGCTCATGTGGTCACGCCGGACCTCTCAGCTGCGGGACGCCTGGTTGAAACGTCTCGAACGGATCAACTTCGTTCACCAAGCCCTCTTTCGTCTGAACCAATTTCAATTGCGCAAGATGGCCTTCGTCAGAATTGTGGCCCTCAGTCTGCTCTCGCAGAGCTTCAGCCTGTTGTTTTTTATCACCATCGCTCCCTTTATGGGCGAAAGCGCGATCCCGCTGAGCGTCTTTCTGTTCTGCGTCCCTTTGGGCTTTATGGCCACCGCCATTCCGATCTCGCCCGGAGGCATCGGCGTGGGGCAGGCGGCGTTCCTGTTCCTGTTTAACCTGGTCTTAGCGCGCGAAACCCAAATCGGCCCCCTCCTCATCACGGCCTACCAGCTCTTTACGCTGGCCTTCGGCCTGATCGGCGCGGGCCTCTACGTGATGCAAAAGACCTCGCCTCCCCCCGCCTCGCTCTTCCGCGAGGAGAGCTCCTCTCTTTGA
- a CDS encoding methylenetetrahydrofolate reductase — MHVIEHIQKANSPIFSFEIVPPPRGTSLRSIIDVVETLRPMNPPWIDVTSHSSQSFLRERPDGALERKTFRKRPGTLGICGIIQNRFQIDTVAHVLCLGFTREETEDALIELNFLGIHNVIALRGDRPNFDKIIPRDRSTNAYALDLVSQIEDLKKGKYLEDLDATQPLDYCVGVAGYPEKHFECPSLKVDIQNLKRKVDAGAQYIVTQMFFDNKKFFAFVDQCREAGITVPIVPGLKILRSAAQLKTLPKTFHIDLPDELVDEVLSNEKHAAEIGQRWAFKQSEELLNAGIKTLHYYVLNDSNLVVDLVKKLK, encoded by the coding sequence ATGCACGTCATTGAACATATCCAGAAGGCGAACTCGCCGATCTTTAGTTTTGAAATCGTCCCCCCGCCCCGCGGAACTTCTTTGCGCTCCATCATCGACGTGGTCGAGACCCTGCGGCCGATGAATCCGCCGTGGATCGACGTGACCTCGCACTCGTCGCAGTCCTTCTTGCGCGAACGTCCCGATGGCGCCCTTGAGCGCAAGACCTTCCGTAAACGTCCCGGCACGCTCGGAATCTGCGGCATCATCCAGAACCGTTTCCAGATTGATACCGTCGCGCACGTTTTGTGCCTCGGGTTCACGCGCGAAGAAACCGAAGACGCGCTCATCGAGCTCAACTTCCTCGGCATCCACAACGTGATCGCGCTGCGCGGGGATCGCCCGAACTTCGACAAGATCATTCCCCGCGACCGCTCGACCAATGCCTACGCCCTGGATCTCGTTTCGCAGATCGAAGATCTGAAAAAGGGAAAGTACCTGGAAGACCTCGACGCGACCCAACCGCTCGACTACTGCGTCGGCGTCGCGGGCTATCCCGAAAAACATTTCGAGTGTCCCAGCCTGAAGGTCGACATCCAGAACCTGAAACGTAAAGTCGATGCGGGCGCGCAGTACATCGTGACCCAGATGTTCTTCGACAATAAAAAATTCTTCGCCTTCGTGGACCAGTGCCGCGAAGCGGGCATCACGGTACCGATCGTGCCGGGCCTGAAGATCCTGCGTTCGGCCGCGCAGCTGAAAACCCTGCCGAAGACCTTCCACATCGATCTGCCGGATGAGCTCGTCGACGAAGTCCTTTCGAACGAGAAGCACGCCGCCGAGATCGGTCAGCGCTGGGCCTTCAAACAGTCCGAAGAACTGTTGAACGCCGGCATCAAAACTTTGCACTATTACGTCTTGAACGATTCGAACCTGGTCGTGGACCTGGTGAAAAAACTGAAGTGA
- the metH gene encoding methionine synthase yields MSPMKKSALLLELESRLQTEILFLDGAMGTMIQRYNLTEQDYRGDRYPNSKIDLKGNAETLNFTRPEIIKEIHTQYLEAGADIIETNTFNANRISQKDFELEDESFAFNQQAAKIAIEAANAFMAKNPNRKCYVAGSIGPTNRTASLSPDVNRPGYRAVTFDDLVAAYKEQVEGLIAGGCELFLPETAFDTLNMKACLFAIRQVEIERGVKYPVMISVTITDASGRTLSGQTVEAFWNSVRHFEPMSVGLNCALGAREMRPFLVELARVADTYISCYPNAGLPNPLSATGYDETPVMTGMQLRSFSQDKLVNIVGGCCGTTPDHIREVVKTIREGAPRAVPAPPPRLRLSGLEPLNLSSNVNERPFVMVGERTNVTGSPQFAKMIRENRLGDAVEVARQQVANGANILDVNFDEGMLDGAKLMTEFLNLLGAEPDITKIPFMIDSSKWEILEAGLKCVQGKAIVNSISLKDGEEEFLKKARTIRQYGAATVVMAFDENGQAATKEEKVRICERAYKLLREKIDFPAEDIIFDPNVLTVATGMEEHNSYGKDFIDAVKEIKQKCPGALTSGGISNLSFSFRGQNKVREAMHSVFLFHAIKNGLDMGIVNAGMLEVYEEIDPVLREKVEDVILNRSPEAAEALIKLAEKLKSESAGGKAAVKSEEWRNADLQSRVTHSLVHGIDSYIERDVAEALTKMPRPLDIIEGPLMTGMKVVGELFGAGKMFLPQVVKSARVMKRAVAYLEPMMEAEKAKSTSKSQGVIVMATVKGDVHDIGKNIVGVVLACNGYRVVDLGVMVNVAQIMKAIEVHQADMIGLSGLITPSLDEMAFNLSEFEKAGLKLPILIGGATTSKVHTSVKLDPKYSFPVVHVPDASQVIEHCQKLLLSTEKEKVYTAYKDDARLIREAFEKKKANEVPPMSIEEARQYKLQTDWANADIAVPERLGVFELYPKVEELTEYIDWSPFFWTWGLKGVFPAILEHPKYGEEATKLYRDATAMIQKIREGLWMKPRSLVGLYPANSKDEVIEVYADAQNRTQALASFPMLRQRSQQVFNGKTAYCLSDFIAPADSGRVDYLGMFAVTSGAEIEARARKFEEAKDDYSSLMVKALADRFAEANAEWTHKKVRDLFGYGIHENLKREEMIAEKYRGIRPAPGYPACPRHEDKRTFWSLMQVKERVGIDLTESMAMTPASSVSGFYFQHPEARYFTVGPQE; encoded by the coding sequence GTGAGTCCGATGAAGAAATCCGCGCTCCTGCTTGAACTTGAAAGCCGTCTGCAAACCGAGATCCTGTTCCTGGACGGAGCGATGGGCACGATGATCCAGCGCTACAACCTGACCGAGCAGGACTACCGCGGCGATCGTTATCCGAATTCGAAGATCGACCTTAAAGGCAACGCCGAGACGCTCAACTTCACGCGCCCCGAGATCATCAAAGAGATCCACACCCAGTATCTCGAGGCCGGCGCGGATATCATCGAGACCAACACCTTCAACGCGAACCGGATTTCGCAAAAAGACTTCGAGCTCGAAGACGAATCCTTCGCATTCAACCAACAGGCCGCGAAAATCGCCATCGAGGCCGCCAACGCCTTCATGGCGAAAAACCCGAACCGCAAATGTTATGTCGCGGGCTCCATCGGACCGACGAACCGCACGGCCTCCCTGTCGCCGGACGTGAATCGTCCCGGCTACCGCGCGGTCACCTTCGACGATTTGGTCGCCGCCTACAAAGAGCAGGTCGAAGGCCTCATCGCCGGTGGCTGCGAGCTCTTCCTGCCGGAAACGGCTTTCGATACGCTCAACATGAAGGCCTGCCTGTTCGCGATCCGTCAGGTCGAGATCGAACGCGGCGTGAAGTACCCGGTCATGATCTCGGTCACGATCACGGACGCCTCGGGAAGAACGCTGTCGGGACAGACCGTCGAAGCCTTCTGGAACTCGGTCCGTCACTTCGAGCCCATGAGCGTGGGACTCAACTGCGCCCTCGGCGCGCGCGAAATGCGCCCGTTCCTGGTCGAGCTCGCCCGGGTCGCCGACACCTACATCAGCTGCTATCCGAACGCGGGTCTGCCCAATCCCTTGAGCGCGACCGGTTACGACGAAACGCCCGTGATGACCGGCATGCAGCTGCGCTCGTTCAGCCAAGACAAGCTCGTCAACATCGTGGGCGGCTGCTGCGGCACGACCCCCGACCACATCCGCGAGGTCGTGAAGACCATCCGCGAAGGCGCGCCCCGCGCGGTGCCCGCGCCCCCGCCCCGCTTGCGGTTGTCGGGTCTGGAGCCTTTGAATCTCTCCAGCAACGTGAACGAGCGCCCGTTCGTCATGGTCGGCGAACGCACGAACGTCACCGGCTCGCCCCAATTCGCCAAGATGATCCGCGAAAACCGCCTGGGCGACGCGGTCGAAGTCGCGCGCCAACAGGTCGCCAACGGCGCGAACATCCTGGACGTCAACTTCGACGAGGGGATGCTCGACGGCGCGAAACTCATGACCGAGTTCTTGAATCTGCTCGGCGCCGAACCGGACATCACGAAAATCCCGTTCATGATCGACTCTTCCAAATGGGAGATTCTCGAAGCGGGCCTGAAGTGCGTGCAGGGCAAAGCCATCGTGAACTCGATCTCGCTGAAAGATGGCGAAGAAGAGTTCCTGAAGAAAGCCCGCACCATTCGTCAGTACGGCGCCGCCACGGTCGTCATGGCCTTTGACGAAAACGGTCAGGCCGCGACCAAAGAAGAAAAAGTCCGCATCTGCGAACGCGCCTACAAACTGCTACGCGAGAAAATCGACTTCCCGGCCGAAGACATCATCTTCGATCCGAACGTATTGACGGTCGCGACGGGCATGGAAGAGCACAACTCTTACGGCAAAGACTTCATCGACGCCGTCAAAGAGATCAAACAGAAATGCCCCGGCGCGCTCACCTCGGGCGGAATTTCGAATCTCAGCTTCTCGTTCCGCGGCCAAAACAAAGTCCGCGAAGCGATGCACTCCGTTTTCCTGTTCCACGCGATCAAAAACGGTCTGGACATGGGGATCGTGAACGCGGGCATGCTCGAAGTTTACGAAGAAATCGATCCCGTCCTTCGCGAAAAAGTCGAAGACGTGATTTTGAACCGCTCGCCCGAAGCGGCGGAAGCCCTCATCAAACTCGCGGAAAAACTGAAGTCCGAATCCGCCGGCGGCAAAGCGGCGGTCAAATCGGAGGAGTGGCGGAACGCCGACCTGCAATCGCGCGTGACCCATTCGCTGGTCCACGGCATCGACTCTTACATCGAACGCGACGTCGCCGAGGCGCTGACCAAAATGCCGCGGCCCCTGGACATCATCGAAGGCCCCCTCATGACCGGCATGAAAGTCGTCGGCGAGCTGTTCGGCGCCGGTAAGATGTTCCTGCCCCAGGTCGTGAAAAGCGCGCGCGTGATGAAACGTGCGGTGGCTTACCTGGAACCCATGATGGAAGCCGAAAAGGCCAAGTCGACCTCGAAATCCCAAGGCGTGATCGTCATGGCGACGGTCAAAGGCGATGTCCACGATATCGGTAAAAATATCGTGGGCGTGGTGCTCGCGTGCAACGGCTACCGCGTCGTCGATCTCGGCGTCATGGTCAACGTCGCGCAGATCATGAAAGCCATCGAAGTCCACCAAGCCGATATGATCGGCCTCAGCGGTCTGATCACGCCGTCGCTGGATGAGATGGCGTTCAACCTGTCCGAATTCGAAAAGGCGGGACTGAAGCTTCCCATCCTGATCGGTGGCGCGACGACCTCGAAAGTCCACACCTCGGTCAAACTCGATCCGAAGTATTCATTCCCCGTGGTGCACGTCCCCGACGCGTCCCAGGTCATCGAGCACTGCCAAAAGCTGCTCCTCTCGACCGAAAAAGAGAAGGTCTACACGGCCTACAAAGACGACGCACGCCTGATTCGCGAAGCCTTCGAAAAGAAAAAAGCGAACGAAGTGCCGCCGATGTCCATCGAAGAGGCGCGCCAATACAAACTCCAAACCGATTGGGCGAACGCCGACATCGCGGTTCCGGAACGCCTGGGCGTTTTCGAACTCTACCCCAAGGTCGAAGAGCTCACCGAGTACATCGACTGGAGCCCCTTCTTCTGGACCTGGGGTCTGAAGGGCGTTTTCCCCGCGATCCTCGAACATCCGAAGTACGGCGAAGAGGCCACCAAACTTTACCGCGACGCCACCGCGATGATCCAAAAGATCCGCGAAGGCCTCTGGATGAAACCCCGTTCGCTCGTGGGCCTTTACCCCGCGAACTCCAAAGACGAAGTCATCGAGGTCTACGCCGACGCGCAAAACCGGACCCAAGCGCTGGCCAGCTTCCCCATGCTCCGTCAACGTTCGCAGCAGGTCTTCAACGGTAAAACCGCCTATTGCCTCTCGGACTTCATCGCACCGGCGGACAGTGGACGCGTCGACTACCTCGGCATGTTCGCCGTCACTTCGGGCGCGGAAATCGAAGCCCGCGCGCGCAAATTCGAAGAAGCGAAGGACGACTACTCGTCCCTGATGGTCAAAGCCCTCGCCGACCGTTTCGCCGAAGCCAACGCCGAATGGACGCACAAAAAAGTGCGGGATCTGTTCGGTTACGGCATTCACGAGAACTTAAAACGCGAAGAGATGATCGCCGAGAAGTACCGGGGCATTCGTCCCGCCCCCGGCTATCCCGCCTGCCCCCGTCACGAAGACAAACGCACCTTCTGGAGCCTGATGCAGGTGAAAGAACGGGTCGGCATCGACTTGACCGAAAGCATGGCCATGACCCCGGCGAGCTCCGTCTCGGGATTCTATTTCCAGCACCCCGAGGCGCGCTACTTCACCGTTGGCCCTCAGGAGTAG
- a CDS encoding TIGR03546 family protein, with the protein MTLLLKQIFAFFKLLNSDTGTNQLAAGLAMGLVLGFSPILSLQTLIAFVIIFFFRVQIGAAFVAAFFFKFTAFLLDPVCDQLGRAVLEAEGLRPVFVSLYNMPLVPLTRFNNSIVMGSGVIAFVLAIPAFFIFKALIIKYRATVVARFRETKIWKAWAGTTLYKWYSTYDNLYG; encoded by the coding sequence ATGACCTTACTGCTCAAGCAGATCTTCGCGTTCTTCAAGCTCCTCAACTCCGACACCGGCACGAACCAGCTCGCCGCGGGGTTGGCGATGGGACTCGTCCTCGGCTTCTCGCCGATCCTATCGCTGCAAACCTTGATCGCTTTCGTGATCATCTTTTTCTTCCGCGTGCAGATCGGGGCGGCCTTCGTTGCGGCCTTCTTCTTCAAATTCACGGCCTTCCTGCTCGACCCGGTTTGCGATCAGCTGGGTCGCGCGGTCCTCGAGGCCGAGGGCCTGCGCCCCGTCTTCGTCAGCCTGTACAATATGCCGCTCGTGCCGCTGACCCGCTTCAATAACTCGATCGTCATGGGTTCGGGGGTTATCGCCTTCGTCCTCGCGATTCCGGCGTTCTTCATATTCAAAGCCTTGATCATCAAATACCGCGCGACCGTCGTTGCGCGCTTCCGCGAAACCAAGATCTGGAAAGCTTGGGCCGGCACCACGCTCTACAAGTGGTACTCGACCTACGACAACCTTTACGGCTGA
- a CDS encoding TIGR03545 family protein produces MTTKQDTPKTPKTPKKKGPIRWEAIIPFAIVVGLTWAYFFFLFDSHLRWAMETGGYQVLGAEVNVGKVETSFWNASLRIQNVQCTDPEKPAFNMIEVGDIRFGMLWDALLRAKVVVNEMAVEGIKVGTPRRHPGRVKPPEPVDPKAPGEPSAMEKEADKLKKQAIQKAQEEYSENVLGDIAAMLSGTSSQDQLKNIEGTLLSKQQMADFQKNLEEKNKAWQERLKTLPKPAEVQALQDRLNKVKTSDFKTPQELADSVKQFEEIFKEADAKAKSVQSASNDMNGDLKAFETGLRDIEAQIKKDVSSLEARFRLPKLDAKAISRSLFKQYMDPYLAKLNRFRSVVQKYAPPNVMKKGEKEPEVAMQPRPRTKGVSYEFGRPNSYPLFWAKKISVSSKAGSEPGAGDIAGLITDLTTHQVLIGKPTVAKFTGNFPNDGIQDILAQLSLDNTKEASVVAFDFNVGAYPINGREVVNSPDVKLAFQNAAGSMKSRGTLIGLKELTFKLENKMNQVKYDVAAKNETVQEILMGVFNGIPTVTVDADVAGTLPEMAVEVQSNLGYEIQKGFEKQIQAKINEAKAKIQAYVNEQIGAEKAKIDAEVAKLKNQGEAEVKKVQTQLEAQKAQAQAKVDQAKKDFENQAQAAAKKEEEKAKAGVKKEAEKAAEDLKKKLGW; encoded by the coding sequence ATGACAACGAAACAAGACACTCCGAAAACTCCGAAGACGCCGAAGAAGAAAGGCCCCATCCGCTGGGAAGCCATCATCCCCTTCGCGATCGTCGTGGGCCTGACCTGGGCTTACTTCTTCTTCCTGTTCGACTCGCATTTGCGTTGGGCCATGGAAACCGGCGGCTACCAAGTCCTGGGCGCGGAGGTGAACGTCGGCAAAGTCGAAACCAGCTTCTGGAACGCGTCGCTGCGGATCCAAAACGTGCAGTGCACCGACCCCGAAAAACCGGCCTTCAACATGATCGAGGTCGGTGACATCCGCTTCGGTATGTTGTGGGACGCACTCCTTCGGGCGAAGGTGGTCGTGAACGAAATGGCCGTGGAAGGCATCAAGGTGGGAACGCCCCGCCGTCACCCCGGCCGCGTGAAGCCGCCGGAACCGGTGGACCCCAAGGCGCCCGGCGAACCCTCCGCCATGGAGAAAGAGGCCGACAAACTGAAGAAGCAAGCGATCCAGAAGGCTCAAGAAGAGTATTCGGAAAACGTCCTCGGCGATATCGCGGCCATGCTCTCGGGCACCTCCAGCCAAGACCAGCTGAAGAACATCGAAGGCACCTTGCTGTCGAAACAGCAGATGGCCGACTTTCAGAAAAACCTCGAGGAAAAGAACAAGGCCTGGCAAGAGCGTCTGAAGACCCTCCCTAAACCCGCCGAGGTTCAAGCGCTGCAGGACCGCTTGAACAAAGTCAAAACCAGCGACTTCAAAACGCCGCAAGAGCTCGCGGACAGCGTGAAGCAATTCGAAGAGATCTTCAAAGAGGCCGACGCCAAAGCGAAAAGCGTTCAGTCGGCCAGCAACGACATGAACGGCGACCTGAAGGCCTTCGAAACCGGCTTGCGCGACATCGAAGCGCAGATCAAAAAGGACGTTTCATCCCTCGAGGCCCGCTTCCGCCTGCCGAAGCTCGACGCGAAAGCGATCTCGCGCAGTCTGTTCAAACAGTACATGGATCCCTATCTCGCGAAGCTGAACCGCTTCCGCTCGGTGGTGCAGAAGTACGCGCCTCCGAATGTGATGAAAAAAGGCGAGAAAGAGCCCGAGGTCGCCATGCAACCGCGTCCCCGCACGAAGGGCGTCAGCTACGAGTTCGGCCGCCCCAACTCGTATCCGCTGTTCTGGGCGAAAAAGATCAGCGTCTCGTCGAAAGCCGGTAGCGAACCCGGTGCGGGCGACATCGCGGGCCTGATCACCGATCTGACGACCCACCAGGTGTTGATCGGCAAACCCACCGTCGCGAAGTTCACCGGAAACTTTCCCAACGACGGCATTCAAGACATCCTGGCGCAGCTCAGCCTGGACAACACCAAAGAAGCGAGCGTCGTCGCCTTCGACTTCAATGTCGGCGCCTATCCGATCAACGGCCGCGAGGTCGTGAACTCCCCCGACGTGAAACTCGCCTTCCAGAACGCGGCGGGCTCGATGAAGTCGCGCGGGACGCTGATCGGTTTGAAGGAACTGACCTTCAAACTGGAAAACAAGATGAACCAGGTGAAGTACGACGTCGCGGCGAAGAATGAAACCGTGCAAGAGATCCTGATGGGCGTCTTCAACGGCATTCCGACCGTGACCGTCGACGCCGACGTCGCGGGCACGCTTCCCGAAATGGCGGTCGAGGTGCAGTCGAACCTGGGTTACGAAATCCAGAAGGGTTTCGAAAAGCAGATTCAAGCCAAGATCAACGAAGCCAAAGCCAAGATCCAAGCCTACGTGAACGAACAGATCGGCGCGGAAAAGGCGAAAATCGACGCCGAGGTCGCGAAGCTGAAGAATCAAGGTGAAGCCGAAGTCAAAAAAGTCCAAACCCAACTTGAAGCGCAGAAAGCCCAAGCGCAGGCGAAGGTCGACCAAGCCAAGAAGGACTTCGAAAACCAAGCGCAAGCGGCCGCAAAAAAAGAAGAAGAAAAAGCCAAAGCCGGCGTGAAGAAAGAGGCCGAAAAGGCCGCCGAAGATCTGAAGAAAAAACTGGGCTGGTAG